A region of Paenibacillus sp. 37 DNA encodes the following proteins:
- a CDS encoding RidA family protein — MKKPISTDQAPGAIGPYSQAVDAGDFIYTSGQLGLDPQTGEFGADVQEQTRLSLSNVKAILEAAGTSMDKIVKTTVFLKDMNDFVPVNEVYSTFFQQPYPARSAVEVARLPKDALVEIEVIALK, encoded by the coding sequence ATGAAAAAACCAATCTCTACCGATCAGGCGCCAGGCGCCATTGGTCCATACAGTCAAGCCGTTGATGCAGGCGATTTCATCTACACTTCCGGACAGCTTGGCCTGGATCCTCAAACGGGAGAATTCGGTGCAGATGTACAAGAGCAGACACGTCTGTCTTTGAGCAATGTGAAGGCTATCCTTGAAGCAGCAGGCACAAGTATGGATAAAATCGTTAAAACGACGGTGTTCCTGAAAGACATGAACGACTTCGTTCCTGTGAATGAAGTGTATAGCACGTTCTTCCAACAGCCGTATCCTGCACGCAGTGCTGTGGAAGTTGCTCGTTTGCCAAAAGATGCACTGGTGGAGATTGAAGTTATTGCCCTGAAATAG
- a CDS encoding anti-sigma factor: MIERHEEWSDLAPMYVLGGLEAEEVAAFEAHMATCEPCRQEVKELQEVTGFLPLAAEPVAPPPGMRARVLGNVLGHVQESTEAKPAAAPAEPEAPVVLQEDLAPQHKRAAQPGPGLPPVTAVPAARVEEAAQAQPWQPQARARARSSSAWRVASAGLAAAALLLGVYTAQLQSQIDSLTQQAAGSSATQEQLVQAQAQNAQLQEQLASALKPAQGMQTGEAVKLNPATQDIVAQGLATIVIDSKGTHLVVQAENLPNLEGNEAFQVWLIKGDTPQNAGTFLSRDGTGAVYYTLDSANDYDTVAITLEPDAMGDEPRGTMILAAKIKG, translated from the coding sequence ATGATAGAACGACATGAGGAGTGGTCTGATCTGGCACCGATGTATGTGCTGGGCGGACTGGAAGCAGAGGAAGTGGCGGCGTTTGAAGCGCATATGGCAACTTGCGAACCTTGTCGCCAGGAGGTGAAGGAATTGCAGGAAGTGACTGGCTTCCTGCCACTTGCGGCGGAACCTGTAGCACCGCCGCCAGGTATGCGAGCACGTGTGCTGGGCAACGTGCTCGGACATGTGCAGGAGAGCACCGAGGCGAAGCCGGCGGCTGCTCCTGCTGAGCCTGAAGCACCCGTGGTGCTTCAGGAGGATCTTGCGCCGCAGCACAAACGTGCGGCGCAGCCCGGGCCAGGCTTGCCGCCGGTAACGGCAGTGCCTGCAGCCCGGGTGGAAGAGGCTGCCCAGGCACAGCCATGGCAGCCACAAGCGCGCGCGCGTGCGCGCAGCAGCAGCGCTTGGCGCGTAGCCAGTGCCGGCCTTGCGGCCGCGGCACTGTTGCTGGGCGTGTACACGGCGCAACTGCAGAGCCAGATCGACTCGCTGACGCAGCAAGCAGCGGGCTCATCGGCTACGCAAGAGCAGCTCGTGCAGGCACAGGCGCAGAATGCGCAGCTGCAGGAGCAGCTGGCATCAGCTCTGAAGCCCGCACAGGGCATGCAGACTGGCGAGGCAGTGAAGCTGAATCCTGCAACGCAGGACATTGTAGCTCAGGGTCTCGCAACCATCGTTATTGACAGCAAAGGCACTCACCTGGTTGTGCAAGCTGAGAACCTGCCGAACCTGGAAGGCAACGAGGCTTTTCAGGTCTGGTTGATCAAAGGAGATACCCCTCAGAATGCGGGTACTTTCCTTAGTCGTGACGGAACGGGAGCGGTATATTACACATTGGATTCGGCCAACGACTATGATACGGTTGCCATCACGCTTGAACCGGATGCAATGGGAGATGAGCCGCGCGGTACAATGATTCTGGCTGCCAAGATTAAAGGATAA
- a CDS encoding MFS transporter: MLGGPFLTGFLLYLGAGSRHIGFVLAITTFVNIAQIGAAYWMQRIRSRKRMLLLFVGTHRILWSATGLIPFIFPKEWWVSVYIGVYTVAFISNTIGGMIWTSLIGDIVPAKVRGRYFGIRNTILNALGSVCLFAGGIVLDRYPGEMGFLILFIPVWICAIANTVIYFFYPDVPFERSTEKVFWRMFIKPFQDRSFLKATLFLAVWLLIQTLIVPLYSYVMLDLLNINYQTVSLITVVQTLVMMAGFYVWGNLNARFSNKTLLFWTLPVIALSCLSWGLMSFMPVLIALFLSHIFLGIGVGGFNQLAFNFTIGDTPKSERPMFVAVYSALTGVTSFLGPLLGGWLYEKMETWSDALAWISAYGFQVGVGVVMLILTFTLGRRVLLK; this comes from the coding sequence TTGCTGGGAGGCCCATTTTTAACCGGATTTCTGCTGTATCTTGGGGCCGGGTCGAGACATATCGGCTTTGTGCTCGCGATTACGACGTTTGTGAACATTGCCCAGATCGGAGCAGCTTATTGGATGCAGCGTATTCGCAGCCGTAAACGCATGCTGCTGCTGTTCGTGGGCACACATCGTATCTTGTGGAGTGCAACGGGACTGATCCCGTTCATATTCCCCAAAGAGTGGTGGGTAAGCGTATATATTGGCGTGTATACGGTTGCTTTTATATCAAATACCATCGGCGGTATGATCTGGACTTCACTGATTGGCGATATCGTACCTGCTAAGGTGAGAGGGCGTTATTTTGGAATTCGAAATACGATTCTGAATGCTCTTGGAAGCGTATGCTTATTTGCAGGCGGTATTGTTTTGGACCGTTACCCTGGAGAAATGGGCTTTCTGATCCTGTTTATTCCGGTGTGGATCTGTGCTATTGCCAATACAGTTATCTACTTTTTCTATCCGGACGTTCCCTTTGAACGTTCTACCGAAAAGGTTTTCTGGCGCATGTTCATCAAGCCGTTCCAGGATCGTTCTTTTCTGAAAGCAACGCTGTTCCTTGCTGTCTGGTTATTGATCCAGACCTTGATTGTTCCGCTCTATTCCTATGTTATGCTCGATTTATTGAACATCAATTATCAGACTGTATCCCTGATCACGGTAGTCCAGACACTGGTTATGATGGCCGGTTTTTATGTCTGGGGCAATCTGAATGCCAGATTCAGCAACAAAACCCTGCTATTTTGGACATTGCCAGTCATTGCACTCTCCTGTTTGTCGTGGGGTTTAATGTCGTTCATGCCCGTATTGATCGCACTATTTCTATCTCATATCTTCCTTGGGATCGGTGTAGGTGGATTCAACCAGCTGGCATTTAACTTTACCATTGGAGACACACCCAAAAGTGAAAGACCGATGTTTGTCGCGGTGTATTCCGCTCTGACCGGAGTAACTTCGTTTCTTGGGCCGTTGTTGGGTGGCTGGTTGTACGAAAAAATGGAAACCTGGTCCGATGCGCTCGCCTGGATCTCAGCCTATGGATTTCAGGTGGGGGTTGGTGTCGTGATGCTGATTCTGACATTTACCCTTGGACGTCGTGTACTGTTAAAATAG
- a CDS encoding HD domain-containing phosphohydrolase — MEAYRSFIFRLIRNYLIGSLAAVFVVGTVVMVSTLQIPNIQFVRLIFIVLISLLFMLVAELITLWVQLGPIRQFFTSEHHEREELNHMYEKIHRFPGQTIYRIMGPHMLGFSLPAAGLTIWMISTGWLEFPYLYIVVAAACAFLIAIMHALIEYYLTVRAIRPLLLEIRHRGKVQYGMEPSLGGRILVSIQRKFQLSTALIGLFPLFLFFLATYIRLQYIDSEFAKEYILWGILIVVLGAGFALVGSWLLIRDVRDPVAELTHEMNRIQGGDLGRRAPDLYADEFSALISGFNMMINRLEMRQERNRQLLQSYFSTLAAALDARDKYTAGHSMRVAEYSLMIGKLSGMNEEQADLLYKSALLHDIGKIGIPDEVLLKDGKLSDEEFAIIRTHPVQGESILLQIEPIDAMADFLPGVRSHHERYDGKGYPDGMAGDDIPLFGRIIAVADAFDAMTSDRPYRNGMSHEKALTILEEGKGTQWDPYFAGLFIDEWRRQQHLQKPSK, encoded by the coding sequence TTGGAAGCATACCGTTCATTTATCTTTCGCCTGATACGCAATTATCTGATCGGTTCACTGGCAGCTGTTTTTGTTGTCGGTACAGTAGTTATGGTATCTACTCTGCAAATACCCAATATTCAATTTGTTCGGCTCATCTTCATTGTACTGATTTCACTCTTGTTCATGCTGGTTGCAGAATTAATTACGCTGTGGGTACAGCTTGGCCCCATAAGACAGTTTTTCACTTCCGAGCATCATGAGAGAGAAGAATTAAACCACATGTATGAGAAAATTCATCGTTTCCCAGGACAGACCATATATCGGATCATGGGTCCGCACATGCTTGGTTTTTCACTCCCAGCAGCCGGATTAACAATATGGATGATATCCACAGGGTGGCTTGAATTCCCTTACTTGTATATTGTTGTGGCCGCCGCATGCGCCTTTCTGATTGCCATCATGCATGCGCTGATTGAGTATTACCTAACGGTGCGGGCGATTAGACCCCTGTTACTTGAGATTCGACATCGAGGCAAAGTCCAATATGGGATGGAACCTTCACTGGGAGGGCGCATCCTGGTATCGATCCAGCGTAAATTTCAGCTAAGTACGGCACTGATTGGCTTATTTCCTCTATTTCTATTTTTCCTGGCTACATATATCAGACTTCAGTATATAGACAGTGAATTTGCGAAAGAGTACATACTGTGGGGAATTCTCATCGTTGTTCTGGGCGCGGGGTTTGCGCTGGTGGGAAGCTGGCTGTTGATTCGTGATGTTCGTGATCCAGTCGCTGAACTGACGCATGAGATGAACCGAATTCAGGGGGGAGACCTTGGCAGACGAGCTCCGGATTTATATGCGGATGAGTTTTCGGCACTGATCTCCGGTTTTAATATGATGATTAATCGGCTGGAGATGAGACAGGAACGCAATCGACAGCTGTTGCAAAGTTATTTTTCTACACTGGCTGCTGCTTTAGACGCCCGAGATAAGTACACGGCAGGACATTCCATGCGTGTGGCAGAGTATTCGCTGATGATTGGCAAGTTAAGCGGAATGAATGAGGAACAGGCGGATTTATTGTACAAATCAGCCCTGCTTCATGATATCGGGAAAATCGGCATACCTGATGAGGTACTGCTGAAGGATGGAAAACTAAGCGATGAGGAATTTGCGATTATTCGTACACATCCCGTGCAGGGAGAGAGTATTTTGTTGCAAATAGAGCCTATTGATGCCATGGCCGACTTTCTGCCAGGTGTACGATCTCACCATGAGAGATATGATGGCAAAGGATACCCGGATGGGATGGCTGGTGATGATATTCCCCTTTTTGGCCGCATCATTGCGGTAGCGGATGCCTTTGACGCCATGACGTCTGATCGGCCCTATCGGAATGGGATGAGTCACGAGAAAGCGCTAACGATTTTGGAAGAAGGAAAAGGGACCCAATGGGACCCCTATTTTGCAGGTTTGTTTATTGATGAATGGAGACGACAACAACATCTTCAGAAACCATCGAAGTGA
- a CDS encoding oxidoreductase gives MVIGATGLVGELLVHHLLEHPAYSLVRVLVRRPLELQHPKLEQHVVDWEQLERQDHLFDGIDDLYCCLGTTIKKAGSQDNFRQVDYHYPVRAATIAKQHGVVQMLVISSMGASAGSRVFYSRTKGEMEDALSDIGFPSLHIFRPSLILGDRNEKRFGEQMAAYAMKFLDRWMKGRADKYRAVHAATIAQAMTNIALVQAKGNHVYSNEVIHVLGVDGG, from the coding sequence ATGGTGATTGGAGCCACGGGGCTTGTAGGCGAATTACTGGTTCATCATCTGCTGGAGCACCCGGCATACAGCTTGGTTCGCGTTCTGGTTAGACGTCCGCTTGAGCTGCAACATCCCAAACTGGAACAGCATGTGGTGGACTGGGAACAGCTGGAGAGGCAAGACCACTTATTCGATGGAATCGATGACCTGTACTGTTGTTTGGGGACAACGATCAAAAAAGCAGGCAGTCAGGACAATTTCCGTCAGGTGGATTATCATTACCCGGTTCGTGCAGCCACGATTGCGAAGCAACATGGTGTAGTACAGATGCTGGTGATCTCCTCTATGGGAGCGAGTGCAGGTTCCCGGGTCTTTTACAGTCGGACCAAAGGGGAAATGGAGGATGCATTGTCCGATATCGGTTTTCCGTCACTGCATATCTTCCGTCCTTCCTTAATTCTGGGAGATCGAAACGAGAAGCGGTTCGGTGAGCAGATGGCTGCCTATGCCATGAAGTTTCTGGATCGCTGGATGAAAGGCAGAGCGGACAAATACCGGGCGGTCCACGCCGCAACCATTGCACAGGCCATGACCAATATTGCGCTGGTGCAAGCCAAGGGAAACCATGTGTATTCCAATGAAGTCATTCATGTCCTTGGTGTGGACGGGGGCTAA
- a CDS encoding sensor histidine kinase: MQFLKMFVLNMGMLITIAYLASVFYKYIVIRASSRMKQIGSVLVLIFAGWISTVFGFQLTDEVVFDLRYVPLIVAVLTYRQPYSVIIVGVGIGLSRLTFGITDATVAAVINMTLLGVICAGLNIWIRRSNFRLITKGFLVVLIVNVVNSVGIAIFGVIPATYFFSHIMPYTLPAGILLSLMFAFILRDFQNEQNRILLIQSTNRLLSVQKEELQKAQIVLEDRAKQLMIASQYKSEFLATMSHELRTPLNSVINFAQMISENADTMDQEDIVRFANMIDHSGQELLTLINDILDLSKVEAGRLDIVLEDISVAQLTEDAMSHFQLVAEKKGIQLVLDKKQGLPETLWSDPQRVQQILRNLMSNAIKFTHRGKVTLTVSTKQIKNAGIQNRWLIFSVQDTGIGISEDKHHSIFEAFQQADGSISRKFGGTGLGLSISRDLARLLGGSIELESTEGKGSTFYLYLPLDREKMS; the protein is encoded by the coding sequence ATGCAATTTTTGAAAATGTTCGTATTGAATATGGGGATGCTTATAACGATTGCCTATCTTGCCAGTGTGTTCTATAAATATATCGTCATACGTGCCTCTTCCCGAATGAAGCAGATCGGTTCAGTACTTGTCCTTATCTTTGCGGGCTGGATCAGTACGGTTTTTGGATTTCAACTCACGGATGAAGTAGTCTTTGACCTTCGTTATGTTCCTTTAATTGTTGCCGTTCTGACGTACAGACAACCCTATAGTGTAATTATTGTGGGTGTAGGGATAGGTTTATCCAGGTTAACCTTTGGTATCACGGATGCTACGGTGGCAGCGGTAATTAATATGACTTTACTCGGTGTAATATGTGCGGGTTTAAATATATGGATAAGACGCAGCAACTTCAGACTGATCACAAAAGGCTTCCTTGTTGTACTAATCGTCAATGTGGTCAATAGTGTAGGCATTGCTATTTTTGGCGTCATCCCGGCTACATACTTTTTCTCCCATATTATGCCTTACACGCTTCCTGCAGGTATCTTGTTAAGTCTTATGTTTGCGTTTATATTACGTGATTTTCAGAATGAACAGAATCGAATTTTGCTGATCCAGAGTACAAACCGGCTTTTATCTGTGCAAAAGGAAGAGTTACAGAAAGCCCAGATTGTACTGGAGGATCGAGCGAAACAATTGATGATTGCCTCACAGTACAAATCCGAATTTCTCGCCACTATGTCCCATGAACTGCGTACACCGCTCAATAGTGTTATTAACTTTGCCCAGATGATCAGCGAGAATGCTGACACGATGGATCAGGAGGATATTGTACGTTTTGCCAATATGATCGACCACTCCGGGCAGGAACTGCTCACGCTCATTAACGATATTCTGGATCTTTCCAAAGTAGAAGCGGGGCGGCTGGATATTGTACTGGAGGATATCAGTGTCGCACAACTTACAGAAGATGCCATGAGCCACTTTCAGCTCGTTGCTGAGAAAAAAGGTATTCAGTTGGTTCTGGACAAAAAACAGGGACTGCCCGAGACGCTCTGGTCTGATCCCCAGCGGGTTCAACAGATTTTGCGGAATCTGATGTCCAATGCCATCAAGTTCACTCACCGGGGGAAGGTCACGCTGACCGTAAGCACCAAGCAGATTAAGAATGCAGGTATTCAGAATCGATGGCTTATTTTCTCCGTTCAGGATACAGGTATTGGGATTTCTGAGGACAAGCATCATTCCATATTTGAAGCATTTCAGCAGGCTGACGGGTCGATTAGTCGGAAATTTGGCGGTACCGGACTAGGCCTGTCGATCAGTCGGGATTTAGCGAGATTACTGGGGGGATCGATTGAACTTGAGAGCACTGAAGGTAAAGGAAGCACCTTCTATCTCTATCTCCCGTTGGACCGTGAAAAAATGAGTTGA
- a CDS encoding phosphatase PAP2 family protein has product MQLLKSKSYWLSLSLMLSLAVMGLFYDILNSPERGFAVLDSPLDRIIPYVPGMSIPYLGWYPFVFGVLAYLCAKDRLTYYRVLLSMNICVWICYLIYFNFQTMVPRPELTGTGLGASVLGWLYSQDRPYNCFPSIHSLHSYLVMRAVLSVPSIRKPIKILVAAGAATIIVSTLMIKQHVIYDALGAVILGECVLTIITGLALHRRRRKESKWTEGIN; this is encoded by the coding sequence GTGCAATTGTTAAAAAGCAAATCCTATTGGCTGTCATTGAGTTTGATGCTGTCTTTGGCCGTCATGGGGCTGTTCTATGATATTCTTAACAGTCCGGAACGCGGGTTCGCAGTGCTTGATTCGCCGCTCGACCGGATCATTCCCTACGTGCCTGGCATGTCCATTCCATATTTGGGCTGGTACCCGTTTGTATTCGGTGTGCTCGCTTACCTGTGTGCCAAGGATCGCCTGACGTATTACCGTGTCTTGTTATCCATGAATATCTGTGTCTGGATATGTTATCTGATCTACTTCAACTTTCAGACCATGGTACCACGCCCGGAACTGACGGGTACAGGCCTGGGAGCTTCTGTTCTCGGATGGCTCTATAGCCAGGATCGTCCTTATAATTGTTTTCCAAGTATTCATTCTCTTCACTCTTATCTGGTTATGCGTGCCGTTCTCTCGGTTCCAAGCATCCGCAAACCCATCAAGATTTTGGTGGCCGCCGGGGCAGCAACTATTATCGTATCCACGCTAATGATCAAACAACATGTGATCTATGACGCCTTGGGTGCAGTCATACTCGGCGAGTGTGTTCTCACCATCATAACAGGCCTCGCTCTTCACCGGAGACGCAGAAAAGAATCGAAGTGGACAGAGGGGATCAACTGA
- a CDS encoding RNA polymerase sigma factor, whose translation MTESMEDSRLMRQIAERDSSALELLYDRYERAVYSFAYRIVGDPMTAEETVQELFMRVWNNAERYDASQGKLTTWMFAITRNIAVDMLRRKSKGAAATSVEHETLAAYADEHTNTEEEVQRKLEGTRIKEALSQLNGDQQQVIESIYYAGLTQQEVSSRFGIPLGTVKSRVRLAMRQLQKLLADAELHPDAGREGIHP comes from the coding sequence ATGACTGAATCGATGGAGGACAGCAGGTTAATGCGGCAGATTGCGGAACGTGATTCCTCCGCACTGGAGCTTTTATATGACCGTTATGAGCGAGCGGTGTATTCTTTTGCCTATCGGATCGTTGGTGATCCCATGACGGCAGAAGAGACTGTTCAGGAACTTTTTATGCGGGTCTGGAATAATGCTGAACGATACGATGCCTCACAGGGGAAGCTGACCACATGGATGTTTGCGATTACGCGCAACATAGCAGTGGACATGCTGAGGCGGAAATCGAAAGGGGCAGCGGCTACTTCAGTTGAACACGAGACACTGGCGGCCTATGCCGATGAGCATACGAATACGGAAGAAGAAGTGCAGCGTAAATTGGAAGGCACCCGTATTAAAGAGGCGTTGTCCCAACTGAATGGTGATCAGCAGCAAGTTATAGAATCGATTTATTATGCGGGATTAACCCAGCAGGAAGTATCCAGCCGATTCGGGATTCCGCTGGGTACAGTAAAGAGCCGTGTCAGGCTTGCCATGCGACAGCTCCAAAAGTTGCTGGCCGATGCTGAATTGCATCCGGACGCGGGAAGGGAGGGCATACATCCATGA